In one Culex quinquefasciatus strain JHB chromosome 2, VPISU_Cqui_1.0_pri_paternal, whole genome shotgun sequence genomic region, the following are encoded:
- the LOC6032945 gene encoding protein rolling stone, translating into MVTKIWRSCFPDRANSPHHVERHHFYLCQWQSNTQVGICYLMYRLIVAILFLAVLACSALDIGRSEPMLEHHYAKWWIYLTHWGLIACAVQAWLAAIIVTKGLMIDRNEFEWNIHVARESRLHAVYWIVYTIATVYSFIVSLVYWTFVFDPEIHRIDAVNLMVHVLNSVIMLIDLTIVGHPIRLNHAYWTTGIGVAYAVFSVIYYLAGGTDRHNEPSIYKMLDWTKPGKSIVVCAAGVFFVFVVHFFCYCLYCLRVWLYAQVCLPETSSSVDNLSGGSGSTRKTLGSSREKISSITRTLSSMEESQREQFLNPSTIIDLK; encoded by the exons TGGCAAAGTAACACCCAGGTCGGAATATGCTACCTGATGTACCGGCTCATCGTGGCCATCCTGTTCCTGGCGGTGCTGGCCTGCTCGGCGCTGGACATTGGCCGCTCGGAACCGATGCTGGAGCACCACTACGCCAAATGGTGGATCTACCTGACGCACTGGGGCCTGATAGCGTGCGCCGTGCAGGCCTGGCTGGCGGCGATTATCGTCACCAAGGGCCTCATGATCGACCGGAACGAGTTTG AGTGGAACATCCACGTGGCCCGGGAGAGCCGCCTGCATGCCGTGTACTGGATCGTGTACACCATCGCCACCGTTTACTCCTTCATCGTCTCGCTGGTCTACTGGACGTTCGTCTTCGATCCCG AAATTCACCGCATCGACGCCGTAAATCTGATGGTGCACGTGCTCAACTCCGTCATCATGCTGATCGATCTGACCATCGTGGGACACCCGATCCGGCTGAACCATGCCTACTGGACCACGGGCATCGGCGTGGCGTACGCCGTCTTCTCCGTCATTTACTACCTGGCCGGCGGCACTGACAG ACACAACGAACCCAGCATCTACAAAATGCTCGACTGGACCAAGCCGGGCAAGTCGATCGTGGTGTGCGCCGCCGGCGTGTTCTTCGTGTTTGTCGTGCACTTCTTCTGCTACTGTCTGTACTGTCTGCGGGTGTGGCTGTACGCGCAGGTGTGCCTCCCGGAGACGTCCTCGTCGGTGGACAACCTGAGCGGCGGCAGTGGCAGCACCCGCAAAACCCTCGGCAGCAGCCGGGAAAAGATCAGCTCGATCACGCGGACGCTCTCGTCGATGGAGGAGTCCCAGCGGGAGCAGTTCCTCAACCCCAGTACCATCATCGACCTCAAGTGA